The following coding sequences are from one Paenibacillus stellifer window:
- a CDS encoding carbohydrate kinase family protein, producing MPKVLILGGTTYDSIVRLDALPEPKPQTIHYAPFHETIGSTGAGKALPLTRLEVPVTLHSIIGEDDYGRRIAETLGAAGVDFVWDPDPAGTERHINLMDKNGGRISMFITQSSSRLPLDLSRLEKLIQGSDVIVLNIIAYTKTLIEMCLQSGKPVWTDLHDYDGENPYHKEYIEAADYVFLSSDNLSDYKAVMSSLVAGGKRLVVCTHGKRGATCLTGEGEWIEMPIIDEYKLEDANGAGDSFFAGFLYGFLQGRSPLECMRLAAVSAGLCVTSQELAYPGLGRELLEREAARHFS from the coding sequence ATGCCTAAGGTTTTAATTCTGGGCGGAACCACCTATGATTCCATCGTGCGGCTGGATGCGCTGCCGGAGCCCAAGCCCCAGACGATTCATTATGCCCCGTTTCATGAGACGATCGGCTCGACCGGCGCGGGAAAGGCGCTGCCGCTGACCCGGCTTGAGGTGCCTGTAACGCTCCATTCCATTATCGGCGAGGATGATTACGGCAGACGCATTGCCGAAACGCTGGGCGCGGCGGGCGTTGATTTTGTATGGGACCCCGATCCGGCCGGAACCGAAAGACATATCAATCTAATGGACAAGAACGGCGGCAGAATCTCGATGTTCATCACACAGTCCTCTTCCCGGCTTCCTCTTGATCTGTCCCGCCTCGAGAAGCTGATCCAGGGCAGCGATGTGATTGTGCTGAATATTATCGCCTATACGAAGACTCTCATCGAAATGTGCCTGCAATCGGGCAAGCCGGTCTGGACGGATCTTCACGATTATGATGGCGAGAATCCGTATCACAAGGAATATATCGAGGCGGCGGATTATGTCTTTCTGAGCTCGGATAATCTGAGTGATTACAAGGCAGTGATGTCCTCACTGGTGGCGGGAGGCAAACGGCTTGTTGTCTGCACGCATGGCAAGAGAGGGGCGACCTGTCTGACCGGCGAAGGGGAATGGATCGAGATGCCGATCATCGACGAATATAAGCTGGAGGATGCGAACGGTGCGGGCGACAGCTTCTTCGCAGGCTTTTTGTATGGATTTCTGCAGGGACGCTCTCCGCTGGAGTGCATGAGGCTCGCCGCCGTCTCCGC
- a CDS encoding ArsR/SmtB family transcription factor — translation MESTLQLTVHPPMEFLYALFAAGTGKHFTEMIRSYDLEPSDDIKNALRNMDAALSRYLRQELEYFYDLSGVGYILYKTIAARPELEDIPGLLEAFRAKSAPEFLFEILQSVCKNTLPPKEDPAYRELSEDREGQLALLKRTPFQDAERKRRVTEAAENPEEIKMRFELLLSRFYAAAYAPLEEGIISLIEHGRENYERSLGEDPADFKQKYISLENTKNAENTETVETAREVQKQAERCYVHLSFFKYVGCHAYSSYGSGADDWFVLGLYSDRLFQESRLLEKQAAFFKVLADPKRIAILRLLKERPWFGQELAEKLDISPPTVSYHMGFLQQTGAVSFVRTDNRFYYSLNISRLIEPLRQFIGGFEEE, via the coding sequence GTGGAGTCTACCTTGCAGCTTACCGTTCACCCGCCGATGGAGTTTCTGTACGCTCTGTTCGCCGCAGGGACGGGAAAGCATTTTACAGAGATGATCCGTTCCTATGATCTGGAGCCTAGCGATGACATCAAGAACGCGCTCCGGAATATGGATGCGGCGCTCTCCCGCTATCTGAGGCAAGAGCTGGAATATTTCTACGATTTGAGCGGGGTCGGCTATATTCTGTACAAGACGATCGCGGCGCGTCCGGAGCTGGAGGACATCCCTGGACTGCTGGAAGCCTTCCGCGCGAAGTCCGCCCCGGAATTCCTCTTTGAAATCCTGCAGAGCGTCTGCAAAAATACACTTCCTCCTAAGGAAGATCCTGCTTACCGGGAGCTCTCGGAGGACCGAGAAGGGCAGCTTGCCCTGCTGAAGCGGACGCCCTTTCAGGATGCGGAACGGAAGCGGCGGGTAACGGAAGCGGCGGAGAACCCGGAGGAGATCAAAATGCGGTTCGAGCTGCTGCTCTCCCGATTTTATGCGGCGGCTTACGCTCCTCTGGAAGAAGGTATTATCTCGCTGATCGAGCACGGACGGGAAAATTATGAGCGCTCTCTGGGCGAAGACCCTGCCGATTTCAAGCAAAAGTATATCTCCCTGGAGAATACGAAGAATGCGGAGAATACAGAGACTGTGGAAACAGCGAGAGAGGTACAGAAACAGGCAGAACGCTGTTATGTGCACCTCAGCTTCTTCAAATACGTTGGCTGTCACGCCTATTCCTCATATGGCAGCGGGGCGGACGACTGGTTCGTGCTCGGCTTGTATTCCGACCGGCTGTTCCAGGAATCCCGGCTGCTGGAGAAACAGGCTGCCTTCTTCAAGGTGCTGGCCGACCCGAAGCGGATCGCCATTCTCCGGCTGCTGAAGGAGCGTCCCTGGTTCGGACAGGAGCTTGCGGAGAAGCTGGACATTTCGCCGCCGACCGTCTCCTACCATATGGGCTTTCTCCAGCAGACCGGCGCGGTCAGCTTCGTCCGGACCGACAACCGGTTCTACTACTCGCTGAACATCTCCCGGCTAATCGAGCCGCTTCGGCAGTTCATCGGCGGGTTTGAGGAAGAATAG
- the gpmA gene encoding 2,3-diphosphoglycerate-dependent phosphoglycerate mutase, translated as MYEIVLVRHGESEYNKQNLFTGWSDPDLTEKGIQEAKEAGRTLKQAGYTFDLAFASVLKRSIKTLNYILEELDLLWIPVQKSWKLNERHYGALQGLSKSETAVKFGEEQLQIWRRSLSVRPPLLEPDDPRYARNDIRYKDVRPGDIPRGESLEDTVHRVGEFWNQRIVPLVMKKERVLISAHGNTLRALIKYMEDIDETALLSLNIPTGVPLVYELDEEVNPIRRFYLGEQEKIQVKAAEVANQGKVSE; from the coding sequence ATGTACGAAATCGTGCTGGTCCGTCATGGAGAGAGCGAATATAACAAGCAGAATTTGTTCACCGGCTGGAGTGATCCGGATTTGACTGAGAAGGGGATCCAGGAGGCGAAGGAAGCGGGAAGAACGCTTAAGCAAGCGGGCTATACCTTCGATCTTGCGTTCGCTTCGGTTCTGAAGCGGTCGATCAAGACGCTGAATTACATTCTGGAGGAACTGGACCTGCTCTGGATTCCGGTGCAGAAATCCTGGAAGCTGAACGAGCGCCATTACGGCGCCCTTCAGGGACTGAGCAAGAGTGAGACTGCCGTGAAGTTCGGCGAGGAGCAGCTCCAGATTTGGCGGCGCAGCCTGTCGGTCCGTCCGCCGCTGCTGGAGCCGGATGATCCGAGATACGCCAGAAACGACATCCGCTACAAGGATGTCCGTCCGGGCGACATCCCCCGCGGCGAAAGCCTGGAGGATACGGTGCACCGGGTCGGGGAGTTCTGGAATCAGCGGATCGTGCCGCTCGTGATGAAGAAGGAGCGGGTGTTGATCTCTGCACACGGCAACACGTTGCGCGCGCTGATCAAATATATGGAGGATATCGATGAGACGGCGCTGCTGTCGCTGAATATTCCGACCGGCGTTCCTCTCGTCTATGAGCTTGATGAGGAAGTGAATCCGATCCGGCGCTTCTATCTCGGCGAACAGGAGAAGATTCAGGTGAAGGCCGCCGAGGTCGCCAACCAGGGCAAGGTCAGCGAGTAA
- a CDS encoding protein adenylyltransferase SelO, whose product MTANQPETDKGWNLDNSYARLPESLYAETDPVPVTAPKLIVLNAPLATALGLNAEALSGGEGAEILAGNRLPGGATPIAQAYAGHQFGHFTMLGDGRAVLLGEQITQGRERIDIQLKGSGRTPYSRGGDGRAALGPMLREYIISEAMHGLGIPTTRSLAVAATGEPVFRETALPGAVLTRTAASHLRVGTFQYAAWKGGEETLRALADYALERHYPEADTQGNRYLTLLREVCGRQASLIAKWQLVGFIHGVMNTDNMTISGETIDYGPCAFMDTYDPRTVFSSIDQRGRYAYGNQPEIAAWNLARLAEALLPLLHENEDTAVTMAEEAIAEYMERYNRNWLAGMRSKLGLFGEEEGDEALAEDLLELMHSHRADYTNTFRSLTLNQTEGTALFDSDEYAKWQARWEARLNGQQENREASRDLMRRSNPAVIPRNHNVEEALEAAVERDDLTVMERLLEALSDPYAYISGQDRYAEPPAPSSCAYRTYCGT is encoded by the coding sequence ATGACAGCGAATCAACCGGAAACCGATAAAGGATGGAATTTGGACAACAGCTATGCGCGTCTGCCTGAATCTTTGTATGCCGAGACAGATCCTGTTCCTGTCACCGCGCCGAAGCTGATCGTGCTGAACGCCCCCTTGGCGACAGCGCTGGGATTGAACGCAGAAGCCTTGAGCGGCGGCGAAGGAGCAGAGATTTTGGCGGGGAACCGGCTTCCGGGTGGCGCCACTCCGATCGCCCAGGCGTATGCGGGACATCAATTCGGGCACTTCACCATGCTGGGCGACGGCCGGGCCGTGCTGCTCGGCGAACAGATTACCCAAGGCAGAGAGCGGATCGATATCCAGCTTAAAGGCTCCGGACGCACGCCATACTCCCGCGGCGGAGACGGCCGGGCCGCGCTCGGTCCGATGCTGCGCGAGTACATCATCAGCGAAGCCATGCACGGGCTTGGCATTCCGACTACGCGCAGCCTGGCGGTTGCGGCGACCGGCGAGCCGGTCTTCCGCGAGACCGCGCTGCCGGGAGCGGTTCTGACCCGTACGGCAGCCAGCCATCTGCGGGTCGGGACCTTTCAATACGCCGCCTGGAAGGGCGGCGAAGAGACGCTTCGCGCCTTGGCGGACTACGCGCTTGAGCGTCACTACCCGGAGGCGGATACGCAGGGGAACCGCTATCTTACGCTGCTTCGCGAAGTGTGCGGGCGGCAGGCTTCGCTGATCGCCAAATGGCAGCTCGTTGGCTTCATCCACGGCGTGATGAACACCGATAATATGACGATCAGCGGGGAGACGATCGATTACGGTCCCTGTGCTTTTATGGATACCTACGACCCACGGACGGTATTCAGCTCCATTGATCAGCGTGGACGCTATGCCTATGGCAATCAGCCGGAAATCGCCGCCTGGAATCTGGCAAGACTTGCAGAGGCGCTGCTCCCGCTGCTGCATGAGAACGAGGATACCGCCGTCACCATGGCGGAAGAGGCGATCGCGGAGTACATGGAGCGTTACAACCGCAATTGGCTTGCCGGGATGCGGAGCAAGCTCGGATTGTTCGGGGAGGAAGAAGGGGACGAGGCCCTTGCGGAAGATTTGCTGGAGCTGATGCATAGTCATCGGGCGGACTACACCAACACGTTTCGCTCCTTGACCCTAAACCAAACAGAGGGTACCGCTCTGTTCGATTCCGATGAGTACGCCAAGTGGCAGGCCCGCTGGGAGGCCAGGCTGAACGGGCAGCAGGAGAACAGGGAGGCTTCCCGGGATTTGATGCGCCGCAGCAATCCCGCCGTCATCCCCCGCAACCACAATGTGGAGGAAGCGCTGGAAGCCGCAGTGGAACGGGATGATCTCACTGTTATGGAGAGACTGCTTGAGGCGCTGTCAGACCCGTATGCATACATCTCCGGACAGGACCGCTATGCCGAGCCTCCGGCTCCGTCCTCTTGCGCCTACCGCACCTACTGCGGGACCTGA
- a CDS encoding helix-turn-helix domain-containing protein — translation MLHVPPSAFVILPALAKIVCEPGWRWQKREKPLPNYDLFYVWSGEGTVTRNGTAYKVGKGSCFLFRPGDHTSATHNPQRPLVITYIHFDVNEPVTDIPEPYRVLGDSVEFEHLLARYVRLFLVKTFAAEEEGRLILQQLMINLLRADMAMPVERNVSNQLAEVIHEVANYISQNPGTPHRVEELAARAGLSPRYFSIKFKELIGSSVQSYIIRTRIERAQHLLLYAGMNVTEVADALGYRDIFFFSRQFKQHTGKSPSEIR, via the coding sequence ATGCTTCATGTGCCGCCGTCCGCTTTTGTGATCCTCCCCGCTTTGGCCAAAATCGTCTGCGAGCCGGGATGGAGATGGCAGAAAAGGGAGAAGCCGCTGCCCAACTACGACTTATTCTATGTGTGGAGCGGTGAAGGCACGGTGACTCGCAACGGGACGGCATATAAGGTGGGGAAAGGAAGCTGCTTCCTGTTTCGTCCGGGTGATCACACCAGCGCGACGCATAATCCGCAAAGGCCGCTTGTCATTACATACATTCATTTTGACGTTAACGAGCCAGTCACCGATATTCCGGAGCCTTACCGGGTGCTGGGCGATTCGGTTGAGTTCGAGCACCTGCTCGCTCGTTACGTGCGCCTGTTCCTGGTGAAGACTTTTGCCGCCGAAGAGGAAGGCCGGTTGATTCTGCAGCAGCTGATGATCAATCTGCTTCGGGCCGACATGGCCATGCCGGTGGAGCGGAATGTCAGCAACCAGCTTGCCGAAGTGATTCATGAGGTCGCGAACTATATCAGCCAGAATCCGGGCACACCGCACAGGGTGGAGGAGCTGGCTGCGCGGGCGGGCCTGTCGCCAAGGTATTTCTCGATCAAATTCAAGGAACTGATCGGCTCCTCGGTCCAGTCCTACATCATCAGAACCCGGATCGAACGTGCCCAGCATCTGCTGCTGTACGCCGGCATGAACGTGACGGAGGTCGCCGACGCGCTGGGATACCGCGATATTTTTTTCTTCAGCCGCCAGTTCAAGCAGCATACGGGAAAAAGCCCGTCCGAAATCCGCTGA
- a CDS encoding PLP-dependent aminotransferase family protein codes for MEANLVLDLDRYLAEHRYKYLALYHALRTAILNGGLPGGARLPSTRRLAEQYGLSRGSASQVYDMLAADGYVRGETGRGTFVSERLSRAGAAAEAPVPDLPLSAWARRLPAGLPATDEPEPAPFISFRSAGMPMEVFPYAEWRSALSHASGRAGGALGLTAPPQGDEGLRRAIAAHLRLTRGIRSDAEDIIIFSGSMQALVLLTQLLLDEGGRAVVEDPGFHGIRRAVTAAGGIPLPGRVDRSGLVPEDWDARLLFVTPSRQYPTGAVLPLDRRRRLLEWAAARRAVIIEDDYDSEFRWSGRPVEPLKALDRGERVVYVGSFSNTMFAGLRIGYAVLPPSLTGPAIRAKALYEPLPAGLLEQRALARFMALGHYARHIRRMSRLFGERGRLLRELLAGLPAGLFEPLPGDAGLHIYARWLRSEEAFGRFKRAALLRGADFRDAARYRMEAAEPAACFAFSHLDGSGLREGVRRLAEAWADVQNET; via the coding sequence ATGGAAGCGAATCTGGTACTGGATCTGGACCGGTATTTGGCCGAGCACCGGTACAAATATTTGGCGCTGTATCACGCCCTGCGGACCGCCATCCTGAACGGCGGTCTTCCGGGCGGTGCGCGGCTCCCCTCGACCCGCAGGCTTGCGGAGCAGTATGGGCTGTCCCGGGGATCAGCGTCGCAGGTCTACGACATGCTTGCTGCTGACGGCTATGTGCGGGGCGAGACGGGAAGAGGCACCTTTGTGTCGGAAAGACTCTCCCGGGCCGGAGCCGCGGCCGAAGCTCCGGTGCCGGATCTGCCGCTGTCCGCCTGGGCCCGGCGGCTGCCGGCAGGCCTTCCGGCGACGGACGAGCCGGAGCCAGCCCCCTTCATCAGCTTCCGCAGCGCCGGAATGCCGATGGAGGTGTTCCCGTATGCGGAGTGGCGCAGCGCGCTGTCGCATGCGTCAGGGCGGGCCGGCGGCGCCCTCGGCCTCACCGCGCCCCCGCAGGGGGACGAGGGGCTGCGCCGGGCAATCGCCGCCCATCTGCGGCTGACCCGCGGAATCCGGAGCGATGCGGAGGACATCATCATCTTCAGCGGGTCCATGCAGGCGCTCGTCCTGCTGACGCAGCTGCTGCTGGACGAGGGAGGCCGGGCCGTGGTTGAGGACCCCGGCTTTCACGGCATCCGCCGCGCCGTGACGGCGGCCGGCGGCATACCGCTTCCCGGCCGGGTGGACCGCAGCGGCCTTGTGCCGGAGGACTGGGACGCCCGGCTGCTCTTCGTCACGCCAAGCCGGCAGTATCCGACGGGAGCCGTGCTGCCGCTGGACCGCCGCCGCAGGCTGCTGGAATGGGCCGCCGCCCGGCGCGCCGTCATCATCGAGGACGATTATGACAGCGAGTTCCGCTGGTCCGGCCGGCCAGTCGAGCCGCTGAAGGCGCTCGACCGTGGAGAACGGGTCGTGTATGTCGGCTCGTTCTCCAACACGATGTTCGCCGGCCTGCGTATCGGCTACGCGGTGCTCCCGCCTTCCCTGACAGGTCCGGCCATCCGGGCGAAAGCCCTGTACGAGCCGCTCCCCGCCGGGCTTCTGGAACAGCGGGCACTGGCCCGCTTCATGGCGCTGGGACATTACGCCCGGCATATCCGGCGGATGTCCCGCCTCTTCGGCGAGCGCGGCCGCCTGCTGCGCGAGCTGCTGGCCGGTCTGCCGGCCGGCCTGTTCGAGCCGCTGCCCGGCGATGCGGGGTTGCATATATACGCCCGCTGGCTTCGCAGCGAAGAAGCCTTCGGCCGCTTTAAGCGGGCGGCCCTCCTGCGGGGGGCGGATTTCCGGGACGCGGCGCGATACCGGATGGAGGCGGCAGAGCCGGCGGCGTGCTTTGCTTTTTCCCATCTGGACGGGTCCGGACTGAGAGAAGGGGTACGCCGGCTCGCCGAAGCCTGGGCTGATGTGCAAAATGAAACGTGA
- a CDS encoding pyridoxamine 5'-phosphate oxidase family protein: MRRKEFKVESEEELEAFLDSMSFGFLGVIDGEGRPRVTPLNFVYTGGNLYFHGSRAGGKMEAIARQPQVCFTIADEFALIPSYFTDPEMACPASAFFKSVTIFGRAEIVEDLSEKALALGCFMKKLQPEGGYEPIEADHPKYRPQLKAVAVVRIVPDEITAKFKFGQNMKEDDRNAVISGLEARDGERDAETIEMMKRYCPYHAGLDTEEA; this comes from the coding sequence ATGAGAAGAAAAGAGTTTAAAGTCGAGTCGGAGGAAGAGCTGGAGGCGTTCCTGGACAGCATGAGCTTCGGCTTTCTCGGTGTGATAGACGGAGAAGGCCGGCCGCGCGTGACGCCGCTGAATTTTGTGTATACGGGAGGCAATCTGTACTTTCACGGCAGCCGGGCCGGGGGCAAGATGGAGGCGATCGCCCGCCAGCCCCAGGTCTGCTTCACCATTGCGGACGAATTTGCGCTCATCCCCTCATATTTTACCGACCCTGAAATGGCTTGTCCGGCGTCCGCTTTCTTCAAAAGCGTAACGATCTTCGGCCGCGCCGAAATCGTGGAGGACCTGAGCGAGAAAGCTCTTGCGCTCGGCTGTTTCATGAAGAAGCTGCAGCCCGAGGGCGGATACGAGCCTATTGAAGCGGATCATCCGAAATACCGGCCCCAGCTAAAAGCCGTCGCCGTTGTGCGGATAGTGCCGGATGAAATCACCGCCAAATTCAAATTCGGCCAGAATATGAAGGAGGATGACAGGAACGCCGTCATCAGCGGTCTTGAAGCGAGAGATGGCGAACGGGACGCCGAGACAATCGAGATGATGAAGCGGTACTGCCCGTATCATGCCGGACTGGATACCGAAGAAGCCTGA
- a CDS encoding aminotransferase class I/II-fold pyridoxal phosphate-dependent enzyme, translating to MNPQAGQLNESIKAGNRHVYDMLSSLGREIYFPKVGILSQSAEATANAKKYNATIGIATENGGPMHLGVIQDKLSAYSPKDLYGYAPPAGKPELRTVWREKMLRENPSLEGKAYGNPIATNALTHGLSIVADLFAGPDDAIVYPDKNWENYELTFGVRRGAELVNYPLFTEDMTFNSNGLLDALLAQKDKGKAIVLLNFPNNPTGYTPGLKEGDAIVDAIVRAAEEGVNIVAVCDDAYFGLFFEDSLKESLFGKLANIHPRVLAVKIDGATKEEFVWGFRVGFITYASDSPEVLAALEQKTLGIIRATISSGSHPSQTFVLDALKAPKFEAQKEEKFRIMKGRANKVKALLDSGKYGDEAWTYYPFNSGYFMCLKLKTVNAEELRQHLIHQYGLGTIALGETDLRIAFSCIAEENLEDLFDLVYAGVRDLEKARAL from the coding sequence ATGAATCCACAGGCTGGACAATTGAATGAGAGCATCAAGGCCGGGAACAGGCATGTGTACGATATGCTGTCCTCTCTCGGCAGAGAAATCTATTTTCCCAAGGTTGGCATTCTGAGCCAATCTGCTGAAGCAACTGCAAATGCCAAAAAATACAACGCCACGATCGGCATCGCCACCGAGAACGGAGGCCCGATGCATCTGGGCGTTATTCAGGATAAACTCTCCGCTTATTCGCCGAAGGATCTGTACGGCTACGCTCCTCCTGCAGGCAAGCCCGAGCTTCGCACTGTATGGCGGGAGAAGATGCTTCGCGAGAATCCGTCGCTCGAAGGCAAAGCATACGGAAATCCGATTGCCACCAATGCGCTGACCCACGGCCTAAGCATCGTCGCCGACCTGTTCGCCGGACCGGATGACGCCATCGTCTATCCCGACAAGAACTGGGAGAACTATGAGCTGACCTTCGGTGTCCGCCGGGGTGCGGAGCTCGTGAATTATCCGCTGTTCACCGAAGATATGACCTTCAACAGCAACGGGCTGCTGGATGCGCTCCTGGCGCAGAAGGATAAAGGCAAAGCCATTGTGCTGCTGAATTTCCCGAACAATCCGACAGGCTATACGCCGGGTCTCAAGGAAGGCGACGCGATTGTGGACGCGATCGTCCGGGCGGCTGAGGAAGGGGTCAACATCGTAGCGGTATGCGACGACGCCTATTTCGGTCTCTTCTTCGAGGATTCGCTTAAGGAATCGCTCTTTGGGAAGCTTGCGAACATTCATCCGCGCGTGCTGGCCGTCAAGATTGATGGTGCGACCAAGGAGGAATTCGTCTGGGGCTTCCGGGTCGGCTTCATTACCTACGCTTCGGACAGCCCGGAAGTTCTGGCCGCTCTGGAGCAGAAGACGCTTGGCATCATCCGCGCGACCATTTCCAGCGGTTCGCATCCGTCCCAGACCTTTGTGCTGGACGCTCTGAAGGCTCCGAAATTCGAAGCCCAGAAGGAAGAGAAATTCCGGATCATGAAGGGACGCGCGAACAAGGTCAAGGCGCTGCTCGACAGCGGCAAATACGGAGATGAGGCCTGGACGTACTACCCGTTCAACTCCGGCTATTTCATGTGTCTGAAGCTGAAGACCGTGAATGCGGAGGAGCTTCGCCAGCATCTCATCCACCAATACGGCCTTGGCACAATCGCGCTTGGCGAGACCGATCTGCGCATCGCCTTCTCCTGCATTGCCGAAGAGAACCTGGAGGATCTGTTCGATCTCGTGTACGCTGGCGTACGCGATTTGGAGAAAGCCCGAGCGCTCTAA
- a CDS encoding DUF1304 domain-containing protein codes for MSTVAFILVLIVAAEHLYIMILEMFLFGTPVFKRTFRTPDSLMRDRNVKVMMANQGLYNGFLAAGLLWGLFFAGDSGRSIQLFFVCCVIIAAWFGGFTAQRSIIVKQGLPAMAALVFLLLS; via the coding sequence ATGTCAACCGTAGCCTTTATTCTCGTACTGATCGTTGCCGCCGAGCATCTCTACATCATGATCCTGGAGATGTTTCTGTTCGGAACTCCCGTCTTCAAGCGCACCTTCCGCACACCGGACTCTCTAATGCGCGATCGCAACGTCAAAGTAATGATGGCCAACCAGGGATTGTATAATGGCTTCCTCGCGGCGGGATTGCTGTGGGGGCTGTTCTTCGCAGGCGATTCCGGCAGGTCGATCCAGCTCTTCTTCGTCTGCTGCGTTATTATCGCCGCCTGGTTCGGAGGATTCACCGCCCAGCGCAGCATTATCGTGAAGCAGGGACTGCCGGCCATGGCCGCGCTCGTGTTTTTGCTGCTGTCCTAG
- a CDS encoding YjcZ family sporulation protein, with the protein MSEEARGGYGYGPFTSTGAILVLFILLVIISRSLFV; encoded by the coding sequence ATGAGCGAAGAAGCAAGAGGCGGATACGGATACGGACCTTTCACCAGCACTGGTGCAATCCTGGTTCTCTTCATCCTGCTGGTTATCATCAGCCGTTCTCTGTTCGTCTAA